From a region of the Constantimarinum furrinae genome:
- a CDS encoding MATE family efflux transporter, with translation MADQKRSSILGTNSISKLLVMQAVPASIGILVMSLNMIVDTIFVGRWIGPLAISAITVVIPVTFFIGAIGLSIGIGGSSVLSRALGSGNEDKAHRVFGNQITLTFLSSGLLAIIGLIFQDFFIEFFGADESFKDLALIYYRIVMYGIVMLAMCMMGNNVIRAEGKPKFAMYAMMLPAIGNIFMDYILINVFDFGMEGAAWATFISYAICFAFILWFFIFKSELRITASYLKLQKKLVTEISSLSFVTLARQATISVLTILLNNVLISVGDALDVASYGIISRMLMFALFPVIGVNQGFLPIAGYNYGAGYYQRVRESINTSIKYSGGLALFIFTLIMIFPTDIVSIFISNNETLDAKTLADNAEILNRTPSALRWVFAATPIIAVQLIGASYFQAIGKAVPALLLSLTKQGFFLIPLILILPAFYGVWGVWISFPIADVLATVVTGYYLNKEVRRTLR, from the coding sequence ATGGCAGATCAGAAACGATCATCGATATTGGGCACCAACTCCATCAGTAAACTACTGGTAATGCAGGCAGTTCCTGCCTCCATCGGAATCTTGGTAATGTCACTCAATATGATCGTCGACACCATTTTCGTGGGAAGATGGATCGGTCCGTTAGCGATCTCTGCCATCACCGTGGTTATTCCGGTGACTTTTTTTATTGGAGCCATCGGACTCTCCATAGGAATTGGCGGAAGTTCGGTGCTTTCCAGAGCTCTGGGTTCAGGGAATGAAGATAAAGCACATCGTGTTTTCGGAAACCAGATCACGCTTACTTTTTTATCTTCAGGGTTACTGGCTATCATTGGCCTAATTTTTCAGGATTTTTTCATTGAATTCTTTGGAGCCGACGAGTCGTTTAAGGATCTCGCACTTATTTATTACCGTATTGTGATGTACGGTATCGTGATGCTTGCCATGTGTATGATGGGGAACAACGTGATACGGGCAGAAGGCAAGCCTAAATTTGCAATGTACGCCATGATGTTACCGGCCATTGGGAATATTTTTATGGATTATATCTTAATCAATGTATTCGATTTTGGCATGGAAGGTGCCGCTTGGGCAACCTTTATCAGCTATGCCATCTGTTTTGCATTTATCCTCTGGTTTTTCATTTTTAAAAGTGAATTGAGAATTACCGCCTCTTATTTAAAACTTCAGAAGAAATTAGTGACAGAAATAAGCAGTTTAAGCTTTGTAACCCTGGCAAGGCAAGCCACCATTAGTGTGCTTACCATACTGCTCAATAACGTTCTTATCTCTGTAGGGGATGCTCTGGATGTGGCTTCCTACGGAATTATAAGCCGAATGCTCATGTTCGCTCTTTTCCCTGTCATTGGTGTAAACCAAGGGTTTTTGCCAATCGCGGGATACAATTACGGAGCGGGATATTATCAGAGAGTGCGGGAGTCTATTAATACATCCATTAAATATTCGGGAGGACTTGCATTGTTCATATTTACCCTCATCATGATCTTCCCTACCGATATCGTGTCAATATTTATAAGTAATAATGAAACTTTGGATGCCAAAACACTTGCGGATAATGCAGAGATTCTGAACCGTACGCCATCTGCATTGCGCTGGGTGTTTGCCGCAACACCTATTATTGCAGTACAACTTATAGGGGCATCCTATTTCCAAGCCATTGGTAAGGCCGTTCCGGCACTTCTATTAAGTTTAACGAAGCAAGGCTTTTTTCTTATCCCGCTAATTCTTATCCTTCCGGCATTTTATGGAGTATGGGGAGTTTGGATCTCTTTTCCCATTGCCGATGTGTTGGCTACTGTAGTAACCGGATACTATCTGAATAAAGAAGTGCGAAGAACCTTGCGCTGA
- the hemH gene encoding ferrochelatase, protein MKKGVLLVNLGSPDSTDTKDVKRYLDEFLMDPRVIDVPRWARILLVRGIILNTRPKQSAAAYKRIWWDEGSPLIVISRRLQKKVQDNVTLPVALAMRYGSLTLKKGLQELRDQGVDDVLVVPLYPQFAMATTETINVKVEELRKEFFPTMEITSLPAFYNQPEYIKILSKSISEALEGLDYEHLLFSYHGVPERHIRKSDITRSHCKIDNTCCVTPSAAHRFCYRHQCLETTKLVVDALNLQEGTYSTSFQSRLGFDPWLQPYTDRTIERLGKSGIRKMVIVTPAFVSDCLETLEEIAMEGEEIFHEVGGKEFTTVPCLNDRDDFASFLAGKIDEWRIVDHKNAIA, encoded by the coding sequence ATGAAAAAAGGAGTTCTGCTTGTTAATTTAGGTTCCCCGGATAGCACCGACACTAAAGATGTAAAGCGATATCTCGATGAATTTTTAATGGATCCGAGGGTAATCGATGTTCCCCGTTGGGCTCGTATTCTCCTGGTTCGCGGTATTATATTAAACACCCGGCCAAAGCAATCGGCCGCCGCATATAAAAGAATATGGTGGGATGAAGGTTCCCCCTTAATAGTGATCTCACGAAGACTTCAGAAGAAAGTACAGGACAATGTGACCCTCCCTGTTGCTCTGGCGATGCGATATGGAAGTTTAACGCTGAAAAAAGGGTTGCAGGAATTGCGTGATCAGGGCGTAGATGATGTGCTGGTGGTTCCACTATATCCTCAGTTTGCAATGGCAACGACTGAAACGATTAACGTAAAAGTGGAAGAACTTCGTAAAGAATTTTTCCCTACGATGGAAATTACTTCTTTACCGGCTTTCTATAATCAGCCGGAATACATTAAAATACTCTCAAAAAGCATCTCTGAAGCCCTGGAAGGTCTCGATTATGAGCATCTTTTATTTAGTTATCACGGGGTTCCCGAAAGACATATTCGCAAAAGTGACATTACAAGATCGCATTGTAAAATAGATAATACATGCTGTGTAACTCCCTCTGCAGCCCATCGCTTTTGTTATCGCCACCAATGTCTTGAAACCACTAAACTTGTAGTAGACGCATTAAACCTTCAAGAAGGAACCTATTCAACTTCATTTCAATCCCGTCTTGGGTTCGATCCCTGGCTGCAGCCTTACACCGACCGGACCATTGAACGATTGGGAAAATCCGGGATTCGGAAAATGGTAATCGTTACTCCGGCCTTCGTAAGTGACTGCCTGGAAACTCTCGAAGAGATCGCCATGGAGGGAGAAGAAATTTTTCATGAGGTTGGAGGAAAGGAATTTACAACCGTCCCATGCCTCAACGATCGGGATGATTTTGCCTCGTTTCTGGCAGGAAAGATCGACGAATGGCGAATCGTAGATCATAAAAATGCAATAGCTTAA